In Sphingobacterium sp. PCS056, the following proteins share a genomic window:
- a CDS encoding SusD/RagB family nutrient-binding outer membrane lipoprotein, whose translation MKLVFKHIIFALVLFAGAGLQSCEKLTDVNNNPNEALITHPQALLTKVEWDAFRTWHGTSPLYALKMIVQTDGENANQIYNWQRGSFEQYGFLRNVTKMIEEAEKIGTTNYIALAKFFRAYYFYNLTLTFGDIPYSEATKGENGSLYIPKYDTQKEVFVGILKELDEANNLLKSNNNPINGDIIYAGNSEKWRKLINSFRLKVLLTLSRKSADFPVDIKSEFAKIYNGETLITNAAGSDDGQLIFLNQEGNRYPEFNSSGYGSGMYMDSTFIQRLQAHKDPRLFVLATQTRLGKEAGKALDDFSSYEGGDPIVPYADVNEKAVKGKLSKVHERFYKDPTAEPLVLMGYSELQFIIAEAIVRGWITGNDKECYVNGIKASFKFYENYAKNLNAYVDATRVESYLSQKLVNLDNANNSEEKLERILMQKYLRSFHQGGYTAYFDHLRTGYPSLLKADNVKIAYRWMYPQDEYNNNTVQVSEAIKRQFSGNDNINLQTWWLK comes from the coding sequence ATGAAACTTGTTTTCAAACATATAATATTTGCGTTGGTTCTGTTTGCAGGAGCAGGATTACAGTCATGCGAAAAATTGACAGATGTTAATAATAATCCTAACGAAGCATTGATCACTCATCCGCAGGCATTGTTGACCAAGGTGGAATGGGATGCTTTTCGTACTTGGCATGGTACTTCTCCTTTATATGCATTAAAAATGATTGTGCAGACTGATGGTGAAAATGCTAATCAAATCTATAACTGGCAGAGGGGAAGTTTTGAGCAGTATGGTTTTCTGCGTAACGTCACCAAGATGATTGAAGAAGCTGAAAAGATTGGGACGACTAATTACATTGCTTTAGCTAAATTTTTCAGGGCTTATTATTTCTATAATTTAACTTTGACTTTTGGTGATATTCCGTATTCGGAAGCGACAAAAGGAGAAAATGGTTCTTTATACATCCCAAAGTATGATACTCAAAAAGAGGTTTTTGTTGGAATTTTGAAAGAATTGGACGAAGCTAATAATTTATTAAAGTCAAATAATAACCCCATTAATGGAGATATTATTTATGCAGGAAATTCTGAAAAATGGCGCAAGCTGATCAATTCATTTCGATTGAAAGTTTTACTTACCCTATCCCGTAAAAGTGCTGACTTTCCTGTAGATATCAAATCTGAGTTTGCAAAGATTTATAATGGAGAGACTTTGATCACCAATGCCGCAGGATCTGATGATGGACAGCTAATTTTTTTAAATCAAGAAGGCAATCGGTATCCTGAATTCAATTCTAGCGGTTATGGATCGGGTATGTACATGGACTCCACATTTATCCAGCGATTGCAGGCTCATAAAGATCCACGCTTATTTGTTTTAGCTACGCAAACACGTTTAGGAAAAGAAGCTGGTAAGGCACTAGATGATTTTAGTTCTTACGAAGGAGGTGATCCAATTGTACCTTATGCTGACGTCAATGAAAAAGCTGTAAAAGGCAAATTGTCTAAGGTACACGAGCGCTTTTATAAAGATCCAACTGCCGAACCTCTGGTTTTAATGGGATATTCGGAGTTACAATTTATCATTGCTGAGGCAATAGTAAGAGGATGGATTACAGGGAATGATAAAGAATGTTATGTGAATGGCATCAAGGCATCTTTTAAATTTTATGAGAATTATGCCAAAAATTTAAATGCTTATGTTGATGCAACTCGTGTAGAGAGTTATTTGTCACAAAAATTGGTTAATTTGGATAACGCAAATAATTCGGAAGAAAAGCTGGAACGTATCCTAATGCAAAAGTACTTACGTTCTTTTCATCAAGGAGGCTATACCGCCTATTTTGATCATTTAAGAACAGGTTATCCAAGCTTACTTAAAGCCGATAACGTAAAGATAGCTTATCGTTGGATGTATCCTCAGGATGAATACAATAATAATACGGTGCAAGTCTCTGAAGCGATAAAACGTCAGTTTTCAGGCAATGATAATATAAACTTACAGACTTGGTGGTTGAAATAA
- a CDS encoding phosphocholine-specific phospholipase C codes for MESRRQFIKKASALAGATAVVNWLPESIQRALAIEAPSGSTYMDAEHIVFLMQENRSFDHCFGTLKGVRGFNDPRALKLPNGLPVWVQGNKKGEYFAPFHLDIVNSKSTWMGSLPHGWRDMVAARNGGRMDNWLEAKSSGIKDYKAMPLTMGYYNRADLPFYYAFADAFTVCDQHFCSSLTGTSANRSYFWTGTVRENPRDPESTAHVDNGQINYKDVSWKSYPERLEESGVSWKVYQNELSIPVGFEGEEEDWLANFTDNNLEFHKQYGVRYHPAHRTWMEYKLNQLEKEVIDLKDTVEEFKLKKHIEDLKQDLQRFSKDNFAKLSELHQAIHKKAFVTNVGDPDYHRVEKLVYDDGQGKQEVDVPAGDVFYQFRKDVKEKKLPTVSWLVAPCRFSDHPGSPWYGAWYVSEALDILTKDPEVWKKTIFILTYDENDGYFDHISPFVPPMEGNKESGKTAVGIHTADEYVTKEQERKRTGKMDSELESPIGLGFRVPLVIASPWTKGGWVNSEVFDHTSCLQFLEQFLKKKTGKLIKETNISSWRRMICGDLTSVFRQASDTSHDSLLTVNRDEYVARVYTARSKKLPTDFVQVHSSELEQIRENGIFNSIKVIQEKGIKPACALPYALDVNAKLDNNGFEITFETTVPVKSKKKIGVPFQVRGHMNYGSLGVGQVWNFAVKEDEPLKYVWNMDQLKDNHVEMELHGPNGFYRMFKLHKERPHAIVVRQYQKKDAIALELKQLNNYYTYLIRDRSYGSFESFAIGQSFLNSKILDFTPSHGWYDLEVTCKEDPELLFVFAGHIENGKPSKTDPLMGNVVNRS; via the coding sequence ATGGAATCTCGAAGACAATTTATAAAAAAAGCGTCAGCATTGGCTGGCGCTACAGCAGTCGTTAATTGGTTACCTGAATCAATTCAACGCGCATTAGCAATTGAAGCACCATCGGGATCAACCTATATGGATGCGGAGCATATTGTCTTTTTGATGCAAGAGAACCGCTCATTTGATCATTGCTTTGGTACTCTTAAAGGGGTGCGTGGTTTTAATGACCCTCGAGCACTAAAATTACCTAATGGTCTTCCTGTGTGGGTACAGGGAAATAAAAAAGGAGAATATTTTGCTCCTTTTCATTTGGATATTGTTAATAGTAAATCTACTTGGATGGGTTCATTGCCACATGGTTGGCGAGATATGGTTGCAGCTCGTAATGGTGGTCGGATGGACAATTGGCTGGAAGCTAAAAGTTCAGGTATTAAAGATTATAAAGCTATGCCACTTACGATGGGCTATTACAACCGGGCAGATTTACCGTTCTATTATGCATTTGCAGATGCTTTTACGGTCTGCGATCAGCATTTCTGCTCTTCCTTGACAGGGACAAGTGCTAATCGGTCCTATTTTTGGACAGGAACAGTTCGTGAAAATCCACGTGATCCAGAATCAACTGCCCATGTGGATAATGGACAGATCAATTACAAAGATGTGAGTTGGAAATCTTATCCAGAACGCTTGGAGGAATCTGGAGTATCGTGGAAAGTATATCAAAATGAACTGAGTATCCCCGTAGGATTTGAAGGAGAGGAAGAGGATTGGTTAGCTAACTTTACCGATAATAATCTGGAATTTCACAAACAATACGGTGTACGTTATCATCCTGCACACCGTACTTGGATGGAATATAAATTGAACCAGTTGGAAAAAGAGGTAATCGATTTAAAAGATACAGTTGAAGAATTCAAGCTAAAGAAGCACATCGAGGATCTAAAACAAGATTTACAGCGTTTTTCAAAAGATAATTTCGCAAAGTTATCAGAGCTACATCAGGCGATTCATAAAAAAGCTTTTGTAACTAATGTGGGAGATCCTGATTATCATCGGGTAGAAAAATTGGTCTATGATGATGGTCAAGGCAAGCAGGAAGTTGATGTTCCTGCAGGAGATGTATTTTATCAATTTCGTAAAGATGTCAAAGAAAAGAAATTACCTACTGTATCGTGGTTGGTAGCTCCATGTCGTTTCTCTGATCATCCTGGATCTCCTTGGTATGGAGCCTGGTATGTTTCAGAAGCATTGGATATTTTGACAAAGGATCCTGAGGTCTGGAAAAAAACAATCTTTATTTTGACATATGATGAAAATGACGGATATTTTGATCATATTTCACCATTTGTCCCGCCAATGGAAGGGAATAAAGAGTCAGGTAAGACTGCCGTAGGTATTCATACGGCTGATGAGTACGTCACTAAAGAACAGGAGCGTAAAAGAACAGGGAAAATGGATTCTGAGCTGGAGAGTCCAATAGGATTAGGATTTCGGGTTCCGTTAGTAATTGCTTCACCTTGGACTAAAGGTGGATGGGTAAATTCGGAAGTTTTCGACCATACATCTTGTTTACAGTTTTTAGAACAATTTCTAAAGAAAAAAACTGGAAAACTTATCAAAGAAACAAATATTTCTTCATGGAGAAGAATGATCTGTGGTGATCTAACGTCTGTATTTCGTCAGGCGAGTGATACTTCTCATGATTCTTTACTTACTGTCAATCGAGATGAATATGTAGCGCGTGTATATACAGCACGATCAAAGAAATTGCCAACAGATTTTGTTCAGGTGCATTCTTCTGAATTGGAGCAAATTCGTGAAAATGGTATATTCAATTCCATTAAAGTTATTCAAGAGAAAGGTATCAAGCCTGCATGCGCATTGCCTTATGCATTGGATGTCAACGCCAAGTTGGACAATAATGGTTTTGAAATTACTTTTGAGACTACAGTTCCTGTTAAATCGAAGAAGAAAATCGGAGTTCCTTTTCAAGTAAGAGGACATATGAATTATGGATCGTTGGGGGTCGGTCAGGTTTGGAATTTTGCGGTCAAAGAAGATGAACCGTTAAAATATGTCTGGAATATGGATCAATTGAAAGACAATCATGTCGAAATGGAGCTGCATGGACCTAACGGCTTTTACCGCATGTTTAAGTTACATAAAGAAAGGCCGCATGCGATTGTGGTTAGACAGTATCAAAAAAAGGATGCAATAGCTTTGGAATTGAAACAGCTTAATAATTATTATACTTATTTAATCAGAGATAGATCGTATGGCAGCTTTGAATCCTTTGCTATAGGGCAATCGTTTTTAAATTCGAAAATACTTGACTTCACCCCAAGCCATGGCTGGTATGATCTGGAGGTAACTTGTAAAGAAGACCCTGAGTTATTATTTGTATTTGCAGGACATATTGAAAATGGGAAGCCAAGTAAAACCGATCCCTTAATGGGAAATGTTGTTAATCGCTCGTAG